One segment of Thermococcus alcaliphilus DNA contains the following:
- a CDS encoding ABC transporter permease: protein MDDEEGGQEMKALNIAMKELYVSIKSKRFAILLSIYVLLLLLLSYSLRDNLSELTSPAVENLSMDLFGVSGEIFATPLSTMLTLNFTFFTVIGAILGASLGADAINKEIESGTIKTLLAHPVYRDEVINGKFLGNAFVLAITITVGYVVTIAFLLINGTPLDGDSILRGFVAFILTLLYSMVFLSISMLFSTLLKKPETSMLISIGLAVFLTMIYGAVVSLIAQHLAGEMPPYETPAFEMWEENLKLWEQRLHFINPAHHYAALVIAVFAGDRIANYYAPLGDSLILMLDNLSMLLTFLLLPFAFAYARFMTRDLR from the coding sequence ATGGATGATGAGGAAGGTGGGCAGGAGATGAAGGCATTGAACATTGCGATGAAGGAGCTCTATGTCTCAATAAAAAGCAAAAGGTTTGCAATACTCCTTAGCATTTATGTTCTTCTCCTTCTTCTGCTCTCTTACTCCCTGAGGGACAACCTAAGTGAGCTAACTTCTCCCGCTGTTGAAAATTTATCAATGGATTTGTTTGGAGTGAGTGGAGAAATCTTTGCTACACCGCTCTCTACTATGCTTACTCTCAACTTTACGTTCTTCACGGTAATCGGCGCTATCCTGGGTGCTTCTCTTGGGGCAGATGCGATAAACAAGGAAATTGAGAGCGGAACTATAAAAACGCTCCTTGCACATCCCGTTTACAGAGACGAGGTTATAAATGGAAAATTCCTCGGCAATGCGTTTGTTTTGGCTATTACAATCACCGTGGGATATGTGGTTACGATTGCCTTTCTCCTTATCAATGGGACTCCTCTCGACGGAGACTCGATCTTGAGAGGATTTGTTGCATTTATCTTGACACTCCTCTATTCGATGGTTTTCTTAAGCATCTCTATGCTCTTTTCGACGCTCTTAAAAAAGCCCGAAACATCTATGCTTATATCAATCGGTCTGGCAGTTTTTCTAACGATGATATATGGAGCTGTGGTTTCCTTAATAGCCCAACATCTAGCAGGAGAAATGCCCCCGTATGAAACACCTGCTTTTGAGATGTGGGAAGAAAACCTCAAGCTCTGGGAGCAGAGACTGCACTTCATAAACCCGGCTCACCACTATGCTGCCCTAGTTATTGCAGTTTTTGCCGGGGATAGAATAGCTAACTATTATGCTCCCCTTGGAGATTCCCTAATTTTGATGCTCGACAATCTCTCGATGCTTTTAACCTTCCTACTCCTCCCGTTTGCCTTTGCTTACGCTAGATTTATGACCAGAGACCTCAGATGA